In bacterium, one DNA window encodes the following:
- the secG gene encoding preprotein translocase subunit SecG — MFTFLIILHVIVCAGLIIVVLMQSSKGGGLAGAFGGGAFSGAVFGGRGAATFLSKATTILAILFMISCISLTIASRGRVDTTGGESAVQRIINQEQQQAPAQAPATTPPTEQPATTPPAGGGQ; from the coding sequence GTGTTTACGTTCCTGATTATTCTTCATGTGATTGTCTGCGCAGGATTGATCATCGTCGTGTTGATGCAGTCTTCCAAGGGCGGCGGTCTTGCCGGCGCTTTCGGTGGCGGTGCATTTTCCGGTGCGGTATTTGGTGGACGCGGTGCAGCAACTTTTCTCTCCAAGGCCACCACAATTCTTGCCATCTTATTCATGATCTCTTGCATCAGCTTGACAATTGCCTCGCGTGGTCGCGTCGACACCACCGGCGGCGAGTCGGCAGTGCAGCGCATCATCAATCAGGAGCAGCAGCAAGCCCCGGCCCAGGCGCCGGCGACAACGCCTCCGACAGAACAACCGGCCACGACACCTCCAGCAGGTGGCGGTCAGTAG